The genomic stretch CAAGCCCGGTTCGAACGGCACCAACGGCTAGCTCGCAGCCTGTGGTCCGGTCTCGAGTCCCTCGGGCTCGAGATGTTGATGCCCGAAGCCGTGCGCCTCCCCACGCTGACCACCCCGCTTCTCCCGCCGGGGGTGAACGACGCCGAGATCCGGACCCGTCTACGAGAGGAGTTCAATCTCGAGATTGCAGGAGGGTTCGGCGCCCTGGCAGGCAGAGTCTGGCGCATCGGGCTGATGGGCCACTCCTGCCGCGCCGAGAATGTCGTGCTGCTGCTGGCTGCCCTGGAGGCCACACTCCGACCCGCAAAGGGCTGAGTCCCTCAACCGCGCCGGGCGCCCTTCGATTCCGGTTCAAGTGAGAGGGTCTTCACTCCCAGGGATGTACAAGCAAGAAGGTGCGGGGGTTCCCGCACCTCTCGAGATCCCAGACTCGCCAGGCATCGCCGGGTCCGCCCGCGGCCGCCCTCTCAGCGCAGGGAAGAAGGCGACTTTCGGTTGAGGCGCATGGCGTAGTAACCCAGCCCGGCGGCCCCCAGCAGCAAGCCCAGGCCCAGGATCCCCAGCACTGTCGATCGACTGCCGCCCGCCGGGGTCGGGCCACCGGCGCCCCCGCTCGCCTGCGCCGCGAACTCGACGTACTTGACCTCGCCAGCGTTCAGGCGAATCGGAAGGTTCATCGCCGTCGTCGGGTTGTACTCCACCGGCACTGCAGCGCTGATGTTGTAATCGCCGCTTTCCAGGTCCATAAAACAGAACCCGATCGGCTCCTCGAAGGCTGACAGGGCCGTCGTCCCGTCGGTGGCATGTTCCACGGTCTCGGCGCCTGTGACGTCGGTGACACTCAACTGCCCGGCGGCTATCGGTTCTTCTCCGGCATCATAGCGGGCGTTGCCGTTCCGGTCATGGAAAAGCAAGACGCAGATCTCTCCGGTGCCGAAGGTGGGGGTTGGCGTGGGAGGCACAGGGGTCTGAGTCGGCAGAGTGCTCGGTCCGGCGGTCGGCCGCGCCGGCCCGCCCAGGCCGAGGATCAGCTGCCCGCCCGGCCGTAAGAAATCCGTGGGCTGCAGCCCGTTCAGCGCATACAGCTCCTGAAGCGACAGTCCGGCCACCGCCGCGATAGTCCAGGCAGTGTCACCCTCGCGCACAATGTAGATGATGCGCCCATCCGGCCCGGGAGTTGGCGTCGGGAACTCGCCTTGGGCAACGGGAGCGGCCAGGCCGGCAGCATTGGCGCCGCCGGCATACAACATCTCGCCGCCAGCTACCAGTCCCAAGACAAGCATCCCGCCCACGAGGGTACGAAGGTAGCGACGATGGACCATCTCGCCCCGCATTATAGCCTGAGGCGATGGAGATCCTCCGCCGGCCTGACCGGCTGAGGCCCCCGACCCCCTGCTTT from Anaerolineales bacterium encodes the following:
- a CDS encoding LysM peptidoglycan-binding domain-containing protein — encoded protein: MGLVAGGEMLYAGGANAAGLAAPVAQGEFPTPTPGPDGRIIYIVREGDTAWTIAAVAGLSLQELYALNGLQPTDFLRPGGQLILGLGGPARPTAGPSTLPTQTPVPPTPTPTFGTGEICVLLFHDRNGNARYDAGEEPIAAGQLSVTDVTGAETVEHATDGTTALSAFEEPIGFCFMDLESGDYNISAAVPVEYNPTTAMNLPIRLNAGEVKYVEFAAQASGGAGGPTPAGGSRSTVLGILGLGLLLGAAGLGYYAMRLNRKSPSSLR